TCACGTCCTCGTGCTGCCAGGCCTCGGCCCGCATCGCCCAGGACGCCGGGTCGTTGTCGGTCGGCATCGGCCAGAGCACCGTACGCAGCTCGTCCGCCGCACAGATCTCCACCAGGCACTGGAAGGCGTCCTGCCCGCGTTCCGCCGCGATGTCCTCCACGACCCGCCCGCTCAGCCCACGGTTCGCCTCGCTGTACGTGTCGCCGATGACGTACCGCCCGAAGTTCGTCAGCCGCCGGAAGACACCTGCCTCCTTGCTGCCCGCCCGCTCCAGCATCTCCGCCCGCACATCGGCATCCCTGAGCCGCGCGATCCGCTCCGGCACCGGCAGCCCCAGAATCGGCCCCCACCCGGGGATGAGGTTCAGCGCGCAGAAGGTTCCGAGGGACATGTTCATCGGCGTGAGGATGGGCATCGTCAACGCCACCACCCGCCCGCCCGCCTTCCGCGCCCGTTCACTCGCGACCAACTGCCTCGGCACGCGCTCAGGGACGGAGGAGTCGATCGTCAGCACATTCCAGTTCAACGGCCGCCCCGCCGCCGCGCTCATCTCCACGAACAGATCGATCTCGGCATCACTGAACTGATCCAGGCACCCGGCCACGATCGCCTCGATCTGCGTACCCTCGTGCTCCCCGACCGCCTGGGAGAGCGCCAGCAACTCGGCAGGCTTCGCATGCCGGGAGGCGACGGGCTGCCCGTCCCCGTCGGAATGGGTGGAGGACTGCGTGGTCGAGAATCCCCACGCACCCGCGTCCATCGCCTCGTGGAACAGGCGGAGCATGGCGGCGAGTTGGTCTTCGGACGGCTGACCGCCGACAGCATCCGGCCCCATCACATACCGCCGCAGCGCACAATGCCCCACCATGAAGCCCGCGTTGACGGCGATACGACCTTCGAGCGCATCGAGGTAGTCCCCAAAAGAACTCCAACTCCACGGCGCCCCCTCCTCCAGCGCCACCAGCGACATGCCCTCGACCTTGGACATCATCCGGCGCGTGTAGTCGGCATCGTCCGGCCGGTCGGGGTTGAGGGGCGCGAGCGTGAATCCGCAGTTGCCGGCAGCGACCGTGGTCACCCCGTGGTTCAGGGACGGGGTGGCGTACGGATCCCAGAACAACTGGGCGTCGTAGTGCGTGTGGGGATCGACGAACCCGGGCGCGAGAACGAGCCCGGCGGCATCCTCACTGGTCCGAGCCTCCTCGGTGACGGTACCGATGACGGCGATACGACCGTCTCGTATGCCGACATCGGCAGTGAAAGCAGCCGCACCGGTCCCATCGACGACGGCCGCACCTTTGATGACGTGATCAAGCATGGGCTCACCTCCTGGAGCTACGGTGACCTGACCTACCTAGGGGCGCG
This genomic window from Streptomyces sp. DG2A-72 contains:
- a CDS encoding amidohydrolase family protein, which produces MLDHVIKGAAVVDGTGAAAFTADVGIRDGRIAVIGTVTEEARTSEDAAGLVLAPGFVDPHTHYDAQLFWDPYATPSLNHGVTTVAAGNCGFTLAPLNPDRPDDADYTRRMMSKVEGMSLVALEEGAPWSWSSFGDYLDALEGRIAVNAGFMVGHCALRRYVMGPDAVGGQPSEDQLAAMLRLFHEAMDAGAWGFSTTQSSTHSDGDGQPVASRHAKPAELLALSQAVGEHEGTQIEAIVAGCLDQFSDAEIDLFVEMSAAAGRPLNWNVLTIDSSVPERVPRQLVASERARKAGGRVVALTMPILTPMNMSLGTFCALNLIPGWGPILGLPVPERIARLRDADVRAEMLERAGSKEAGVFRRLTNFGRYVIGDTYSEANRGLSGRVVEDIAAERGQDAFQCLVEICAADELRTVLWPMPTDNDPASWAMRAEAWQHEDVMLGGSDAGAHLDRMCGAPYTTRFLGDCLRGRKLAGLEQAVKMLTDDPARLFGLRERGRVAEGFHADLVLFDPERIDAGKATLVHDLPGDSPRLDSKALGVRAVWVNGVEAIRDDVVTGAVPGKVLRSGRDTSTVGTK